Within the Melopsittacus undulatus isolate bMelUnd1 chromosome 5, bMelUnd1.mat.Z, whole genome shotgun sequence genome, the region taatgtaagaaatATACACAATTCTATTCAATGTGCTTGAAgcaactgcattaaaaaaacattaatagCAGAGCATGCTCTTGAAACCAGGGTGAAATGAACTACTGTGATTCCTAATGTTAGGTGCTCTCTGTTGCACATCACTTTATCAATACATAAATAACAACATGGTCTATGTGAACAAGCAGAGATGTAACATTTTTCAGAGGATTCATGCTCAATGCTTTCATTTACATGTGCTGCATCAGCAAACAAGCTCCAAGAATCAAAAAAGCCTGTCTCGTGACATGTGTGTAATCATGGCTGAGGCAAATAGGATGCTAAGTTTAagaactttcttttcctgaggaGGCAGTGATGTGCTCTCCTGGTTGATCGGCTTTTGTTTGAAATGGCAAGTCCCTGCATCTTCGTTGTCTAAACTCTATGATTCAAGGTTTGGTAAAATCAAGATATACTTTATATTGTCTTTCCCCCTTAGACtgtacatttctcttttttctggAGGATCTGATGTCCTTGTAAATAGGACAAAAGGTGCTTGTCATGATGGCAGTTCTCACTGGTATGGTACCTTTGTAATGAATAGGAGTTAAGAGAATATAACATGCTTGATTTAACATCCATCCTCCCATGAGATCACTGTGTACAGATCAGTGAAACAGTCACTGAGCAAAAGGAGGTTTGGCAGCAAaacagggagaaaggagagactgGTCATACCCTCACATTTACATTTGAAGTTGAGAGGATCTAAGGATCTGAAAGGTCTTCCAGTACCTTGTAGTTCTTTGTTGTACACAGGGACTGCATAAACTGACAGCAATTGCAACAGCACTGATCCTGGCAACGTCCTTGGTGTCTTTCTCCTGGAGTGCACCTCAGGTAAACTGCTCACTTACTTAAGGCTGAATGCACAGCATCCGTGAACCTCATGGGTTGGTGCCATGTATTTGTACTAGTTAGTAATGTGTTGACATggctcttctcttttttttggcaCAAAGGCTTATTTCCAAAGGAGAAACTGGACCCCTCAGGCTATGCTGTATTTGAAGGGTGCACGTAAGTCCCACACTCTTTCCATTTTGAGGAAATAATTTTACCACTGGATAATTCCTGATCTGCTTGGCCCCATACAAGCAGTAAATCCCTGAGGATTCTGTGGAGGCAGAAGTTCTGAGGCCTGCAGAGATATACTAACTACTTATTTCTTCTTGTCTCTGAAACAGTGGTATCACCAGTATtattatgttttaaagaaatcaaattgAAGAAAGCAAGTGTTGGAAGAagtgaagcaaaacaaagtacTGAAAAAGTTGATGGAAGCTTCattgtaaaatcatagaatcatagaatagttaggattaggattggaaaggacctcaagatcatctagttccaacccccctgccatgggtatgctatataaaccatatcacccaaggcttcatccaacctggtcttgaaatCTGTCAGAAAAGAAGTTTCCTTATCTGAAATGAACTTAAAGTGGGTTTAAGACACACTGGATATAATTATCATACCTTATTTTCACTCAGGCTTTATTAAAACATCTTCTCAAGTAACAGGGGGTTGTTGCCTTGGAGTGTTATGGTTCAGGATTGGCTCTTGCTGATATGGAAAGGCCCTTATGCCTCCCATTTTATGTTTGTACAAGTAATGctgtaattttgtatttttaaaacactgctttaGGGGCTGTAGTGTAGGAATGCCAATAGACTGGGAGGCTGTTTTCACCCTTTTCCCACTGCTTTTGTAGAGGGACGTCGGTTCATCTCAGATGAGAGCCAGCGAAATGATCTGTATGACAGAATGAAGCTTGGTAAGTACATGTGCACAGGTATATGTAACACATTGATCTCTCCTCAGATTATGAGAGAAATCTGTGGAAACTGGATGGGATATATTCAAGGAAACAATTGAACTTATTTCTGCTAGTTCCTTCATTCAAAGAAGTACATGATAAAGACTGACTTTCCTCCCTTTTGCACCTGTATGATTTCATTTACAGAAGTTCCAGGTGGACCTGGCTGTTAAGTGGGATTATTATCAGTactctgatttttgttttccactggaaaaaatcAAGTTATTAATTGTGCTGAACTGACAGATGACAAAAGTAGACAGATAATGTTCCTGGAGTAAACAGAATGCTATAGCAAAGTAAGGAACAtatgaaaaaaacctaaatgttCTTTTTACCTTCTAAGGGACCTTGAAATATCCTGCTTTTTGTAAAGATTACTTGTCTCTTCTGTGTTAAATATTCATCTGGGTGGTTGTGAGTAGAGAATGTTATAGTGTGAAGGATACAACtgctctatttttctctttgggtCTTTCATTATAgagataaaaaagcaaaagacaaaccAAAGAAATGCCATCAAACACTAACCAGCCACGCATCTCTCTTCTTATAATTCTAGAGACACGCAGCCAAAACACAAATCCTTTATCTCTTTCTGAAGCTGCTGCACTGTTCCTTAGTTCCTTACAGAAAGCACAAGAAGAAGGTAAATGTGTGTTTTGTCTTACCCTGACTTTTTAAAACGAGGTTTGTCACTGTTTCATTTATTAACAATTTAGTAAAattgcagaggagctgtgggatTCACATCTGGCCTCTGCAAGCTCTGTTACTGGCACAGTTGACAAGGGTCCCAGGGGCTTTTTGAAATAGAGCTTTGAAATATCCTGAAAATCCTGTAATTTATTCATGTGTTTCCAGCTTCCCATCTCTATATCCTCATCACATGCTTCCTGACCAtgtgcttctgcttctccaggACCTCAGAACCCACACGTCCCTTCCACAACACCCCCTAGCAAAACCCAGCTACTGAGTCAGGCTTAAGTAACCTGTGCTCTCCTTCATGCACACTGCATTCCCTTATCCTACGTTCCCCTGCTCCCTTGCCCTGCTTTAGTTCACCCTTCCGTGCTAGCCAGCCTTCCTGAACTGCTCATTGTCTGATGCATAGATAGAGCTCACCAGGCTGAAGCCCTAAATCTATGCTATCCTTGTCCTCTGTCTTTCTACATTTCACCTCTGCACAGTCTACTTTTGGAAAATAGAGCTGGGGATGGGAATGTTGTAAAAGGAAGATGCACCCTACAGGCTCTTGAGAGACCGTGCTGTGCTCTGGCTCCTGGGTGCAGCAGATGCTGTTGTAGCATATGCAAGGCCAGGAGTTTGTTTAAGTTTAGCTCGTCCTCTCTTTGGTTCAATACATGGAGGAACAGAAGGTAGCTAAAAGCTATCTTTGTTTCCTTGTCCTGGTTGTGAGTTTCTTATTCAGATTGTTAATTGCTGTCATCCTGACAGGGAAAAAGCTCTTGAATTAGTAAATGTGAAGTAAAATCCTAGTAAAATATGAGGTAGTTTTGTACCTTTCATATAGACGAGTGGTAAGACAGGCCTGTTACTGTGTGTGACAAATAACTGCCTTGCCACCACTACGGTATCACCTCTCCTTTGATATCTAAAGCATACACCTTTCCTGAAATGAGAGTGTAAGAAGTGTCTTATATAATCTACCCTGTGTATGTGCAAATATACTGGAACCAGTCTTGTCTTTGCCACTTCCTAAAATCTCCCATTGCACCTCACATAGGGCTGAGGCTCTGTGCTCAGCTCTCTGttccctgccctggcagaaCTCTGCTAATCTAAAGAATTCAGTGGCATTTAAGTgacagagaaaaggcagaattaACAATGAGCATAATGCTTTGGGCAAAATATCTGAGCAGTTCTAAATATAAATCAGTGAAAGTTTATTTGTGTGctaacagaaagagaaaatcctCTAAAGCTCACAATTCATAAACTTTAGTGGTATTTTCCagcctgttgctgctgttccagaAGAGATGGTGAGCAGCAACAGCCCCTGAGAGAAAAGGTGACATATCTGAGAGAGCTAAGTAGGACTGGCAGCTTGTTTGAAAAATACTGTGATATTGCCATGATTGTAGTAGGGAATAACAAAACGGCCAAACCTGGGTAAGGTGTGCACTTTCAGATGGTCACTTTCCAGTGATTTTAGAATCCTCTTGCATGAGAGAAATGTGCAAATAGAAACCAAATATATTAGTTTTCTTATGCATGAAAAAATTCTATCTTGTACTAAGATACCATTCTGGACATGGTTTGTATCCTTccacttcagaaaacagaaaaattcctACTTTTAAAATGAGAGAAGGCATGATTCTCTCTACAGACACTTACATCTCTTAGCTAAGCACTCACTTTACACTTGGCTTGTGCTTGAGGCACATTTGTCTCCTGAAAGCTTTACTGAATAAACTTTCCCTTACCTACAGCTTAATCTTCCCCATTGTGTCTTGTCttacagctgaagaagaaaacagtgatCAGCCTGCCTACCTGACAGATAAGCTATCAAATTggtgaaatatttcag harbors:
- the SPX gene encoding spexin — protein: MKGLHKLTAIATALILATSLVSFSWSAPQAYFQRRNWTPQAMLYLKGAQGRRFISDESQRNDLYDRMKLETRSQNTNPLSLSEAAALFLSSLQKAQEEAEEENSDQPAYLTDKLSNW